TCTGCAGGGAACGGAACCGCCCTCGTGCTGTTCTTCTCGCCAGCGTAAGCACAAGCACTACCCTTATATAGTTTTGTGCCCAGTAACTTGACTCGATCTCTTGTTGTCAGCCCAACATTCCGCAGGATATGGAAGAGCGGAAGCGTGGAGCAATTCCACGCCACCCCCTACCTCGCCACCCTTCTCAACTGCATGTTCTGGATACTGTACGGCCTGCCCATGGTGCACCCCCACAGCACCTTAGTCCTCACCATCAACGGCTCCGGCCTCGTCATCGAGCTCACTTACGTGATCATCTTCCTCCTCTACTCCGAGAGGAACCAGAGGCTCCGCGTGCTACTGGTGCTGATTATCGAGATCCTTTTCGTCGGTGCAGTAGCCGCGGTCGTCCTCACCATCGTCCACGGCTACGTGCGGCGCTCGTTGGTCGTCGGTGTGCTCTGTGTAATCTTC
The DNA window shown above is from Musa acuminata AAA Group cultivar baxijiao chromosome BXJ2-4, Cavendish_Baxijiao_AAA, whole genome shotgun sequence and carries:
- the LOC135609741 gene encoding bidirectional sugar transporter SWEET4-like, whose product is MMRISADTIRTVFGILGNGTALVLFFSPAPTFRRIWKSGSVEQFHATPYLATLLNCMFWILYGLPMVHPHSTLVLTINGSGLVIELTYVIIFLLYSERNQRLRVLLVLIIEILFVGAVAAVVLTIVHGYVRRSLVVGVLCVIFGTLMYASPLSVMKQVIETKSVEFMPLFLSLASFFNGICWTIYALIRFDLFITIPNGLGVAFAVGQLILYMMYRGSTVQQMKERKQKMEMGLVNTNGSLKDDLENGTKIGN